One part of the Drosophila teissieri strain GT53w chromosome 3R, Prin_Dtei_1.1, whole genome shotgun sequence genome encodes these proteins:
- the LOC122620033 gene encoding uncharacterized protein LOC122620033 isoform X5 has product MTEFSTNNDHSKPHFTASQQKPPQNSPIHQQAFTPSNPNSHPHLLQRLAQQQQQQQQQQQQQHKRPHKFQQTLPFSQLNNGNNTAAHILPGSSPHSPLSYRNPLNSPSNSPFSSSTAQATIGKRYQQQQLTDRLLQQQHLQQCQQQQLQSLGGSDVEEDLAAEELSEESLKQNVAIVLSNLDRYNNALRSIILNEQVSSSLITPSDSLLFGEDSSGLLYCDNDNSRKHQGNNNFALGKMAATPESDYNSNATTPGGRSNEQQLQLQQQQQQQQQQQLGVGGMLCGGGGIGGVGGGMRETTNGGGNNLNCSLASSHDFTHDNSDYQWFLDYGYRDGCGGMQRSVLSSLSASYNAMGDLIYYEDLAKNLDANLAEVDMESFRAEDIHSLLSQLPAYCKSLGGANSRLQQSLLLQQQQQQQQQQQQLQQQQVLQHSNMLQHNMSQTSTTSTNELIDNSFCKSELLFSPVRESHISVDSLDMDAYPDDGEIILTCNKDNYTIAFEGSVLYSDDSFYADPSDIAARNKQNCINLHSNLEDIVKRNKALEVSMSRSAQAFQPLCPMSPKGQAATSSAAKLQRRSLFLVSPARRYPSGNNNTETITITRHLPQCTVRKSSSLPNLQNEESMAGSCLKEQGPEEHGPQAVPLNVSQAISTSTMEAGKSRSRNLLPMCQMPISISVSISERLQQQADQQLPIEQITPTAQQPQQQHHHSHHHRHKHRCSCSQESQNFHISGSASSGNSSNPPAFNLVKLFIKQKSSNSSGGQEDLGAQASAHTCMDVSSGCWPSSDAASSSSGSLEQRLRKKSMNDSGKGSAVSRHDEEEHYPETETPRRQLRARSEAVFYDDVATSSSTGSLTATNSPAHRRRSMPLRNPQLYQLAAQVSTGSQMSSEASSEQLTQVPRRSEAGCGTSTRPLSCASSSEMITRSMQTSCGSLSTTRSSLSERYRCVPPSFLEKLNNLGEERQAPIYVIYPNYALPDLGFVKTNASTDVIFSPFNYKMTMDGATASTSSSGSLKKQRNNSQSVSDDEILKTLDYKHVADWQSLATLLPTEYRRRLQHIPEVKHLVRQLDAELSQRPLFCMSPPLRRNRTHICDCAKYFQGQQTHMDEASSSGSSQQPSSGYRGSSMLLTDSELDVDPLKQMYVYQYDQQRMDSGVETSPGSQLTQTPPQPMPRSILRKAHSAQARSKRNSMIEAQQTQKLTKLEKRRSLQEPPNNYGLGSTDELADVFEEEEHSQPAQPVKQRLSRKDLDARARAESFLASLPRSELKYYAEIASILESSGEQVTYDAAALKKEVSRVLSQQKKVSFNDEGVAAGLQQHAKRFATPPNSPNISMGAVKRDTVDVLEQRKIESNRFKRLQIQWELMSKDSSMLKELASEAATKSGGSTPTSATSTGSNSAPRSRIPRPVSYPAGRSTTPTSSRAAPVLATPSPARPANPKTVTKSHNKPGLFTSSPRPSRLTSAQEAAGGAKVSTRSPSRMVQPKRYSLVGTTTPTSATPTSARARTPTNRVAVTAPNTPKRQAVAQSPRPTSRVR; this is encoded by the exons ATGACAGAATTCTCAACAAACAACGATCACAGCAAACCGCATTTCACCGCATCTCAGCAGAAGCCGCCTCAGAACTCACCCATCCATCAGCAAGCATTCACTCCATCCAATCCCAACTCTCACCCCCATCTGCTTCAACGATTggcccaacagcagcagcaacagcagcagcagcagcagcagcagcataagCGTCCCCATAAGTTTCAGCAGACCTTGCCCTTCAGCCAGCtaaacaacggcaacaacacgGCTGCCCACATTCTGCCCGGATCATCGCCACATTCCCCGCTCAGCTACCGCAATCCGCTGAACAGTCCCAGCAACTCGCCATTCAGCAGTTCCACGGCACAGGCGACGATTGGGAAGCggtaccagcagcagcagctgaccGATCGcctgttgcagcagcaacatctgcagcagtgccagcagcagcaactgcaatcGCTGGGCGGCAGCGATGTGGAGGAGGATCTGGCTGCGGAGGAACTGAGCGAGGAGAGTCTCAAGCAGAATGTGGCCATTGTGCTGAGCAACTTGGATCGGTATAACAACGCCTTGCGCAGCATTATCCTGAATGAGCAGGTGAGCAGCAGCCTCATCACGCCCAGCGACAGTCTCCTGTTTGGCGAGGACTCCAGTGGTCTGCTGTACTGCGACAACGACAACTCCAGGAAGCATCAGGGCAACAATAACTTTGCACTGGGCAAGATGGCAGCCACGCCGGAATCGGATTATAATAGCAATGCAACCACGCCAGGAGGTCGCAGCAACGAGCAGCAGTTacagttgcaacagcagcagcaacaacagcagcagcagcaacttgggGTAGGTGGGATGctttgtggtggtggtggcattgGTGGCGTTGGTGGCGGGATGCGGGAAACTACTAATGGCGGTGGCAACAATCTCAACTGCTCGTTGGCCTCGTCGCACGACTTTACTCACGACAATTCCGATTACCAGTGGTTCCTGGACTACGGCTACCGAGATGGCTGCGGCGGAATGCAGCGCAGCGTTTTGAGTTCCCTCTCGGCCTCGTACAATGCGATGGGTGATCTGATCTACTACGAGGATCTGGCCAAGAATCTGGACGCCAATCTGGCCGAGGTGGACATGGAGAGTTTCCGGGCGGAGGACATACATTCCCTGCTCTCGCAGCTGCCCGCCTATTGCAAGAGCTTGGGCGGTGCCAACAGTCGTCTTCAGCAATCGTTGCtgcttcagcagcagcaacagcagcagcaacaacagcagcagctgcaacagcaacaggtgCTGCAACACAGCAATATGTTGCAGCACAACATGTCCCAGACGTCGACTACCTCCACAAACGAACTGATCGACAACTCCTTCTGCAAGTCGGAGTTGCTCTTTTCGCCGGTGCGGGAGTCGCACATCTCGGTGGACTCCCTGGACATGGACGCCTATCCGGACGACGGCGAGATTATACTCACGTGCAACAAGGACAACTACACGATCGCCTTCGAGGGCAGTGTGCTCTACTCGGATGATAGTTTCTATG CGGATCCCAGTGACATTGCCGCCAGGAACAAACAGAACTGCATCAACTTGCACAGCAATCTGGAGGACATAGTGAAGCGCAACAAAGCCCTGGAGGTCTCCATGTCGCGTTCGGCCCAGGCTTTCCAGCCACTCTGTCCCATGTCGCCCAAGGGACAGGCCGCCACTTCATCGGCGGCCAAGCTGCAGCG ACGCTCGTTATTCCTTGTCTCGCCCGCTCGCAGGTATCCCTCGGGGAACAACAACACGGAGACCATCACCATAACCAGACACCTACCGCAGTGCACCGTGCGGAAGAGCAGCAGTCTGCCCAATCTGCAGAACGAGGAATCCATGGCGGGCAGTTGCCTCAAGGAGCAGGGCCCGGAGGAGCACGGACCACAGGCGGTGCCACTGAACGTCTCGCAGGCGATCAGCACCTCCACCATGGAGGCGGGCAAGTCGAGGTCCAGGAATCTGCTGCCCATGTGCCAGATGCCCATATCCATTAGTGTGTCGATTTCGgagcggctgcagcagcaggcggatCAGCAGTTGCCCATCGAACAGATCACACCCACAgcacagcagccacaacagcagcatcaccacTCGCACCACCATCGCCACAAGCatcgctgcagctgctcgcaGGAGAGCCagaatttccacatttccggCTCTGCCTCCTCGGGCAACTCCTCCAATCCGCCAGCCTTCAATCTAGTCAAGCTGTTCATCAAGCAgaagagcagcaacagcagtggcGGCCAGGAGGATTTGGGTGCCCAGGCCAGTGCGCACACCTGCATGGATGTCTCTTCCGGCTGCTGGCCCTCCAGCGATGCGGCCAGCTCCAGCAGTGGCTCCTTGGAGCAGCGACTGCGCAAGAAGAGTATGAACGACTCGGGCAAGGGATCGGCAGTCAGTCGGCATGACGAGGAGGAGCACTACCCAGAAACGGAGACACCCAGACGTCAGTTGAGGGCCCGTTCGGAGGCAGTGTTCTACGACGATGTCGCCACCTCCAGTTCCACGGGATCGTTAACTGCGACCAATTCACCAGCACATCGTCGTCGCAGTATGCCGCTAAGGAATCCACAACTGTACCAACTGGCCGCCCAGGTGTCCACTGGCAGTCAAATGTCCTCGGAGGCCAGCTCGGAGCAGCTAACCCAGGTGCCCAGGCGGTCGGAAGCGGGTTGCGGAACCAGTACGCGTCCGTTGTCGTGTGCCTCCAGCTCCGAAATGATCACGCGCTCCATGCAGACCTCCTGCGGATCGCTGAGCACCACCAGGAGCAGCCTGAGCGAACGCTATCGCTGTGTGCCGCCCTCCTTCCTCGAGAAACTCAATAACTTGGGCGAGGAGCGACAGGCGCCCATTTACGTGATCTATCCAAACTATGCCCTGCCCGACTTGGGATTCGTTAAGACTAATGCCAGCACAGACGTGATCTTCTCGCCCTTCAACTACAAGATGACGATGGATGGGGCGACTGCAAGTACCAGCAGCTCGGGATCTTTAAAGAAGCAGCGCAACAACAGCCAGAGCGTGAGCGATGATGAAATCCTCAAGACGCTGGACTACAAGCACGTTGCTGACTGGCAGTCGCTGGCCACCTTGCTGCCGACGGAATACCGCCGGCGGCTGCAGCACATTCCGGAGGTGAAGCACCTGGTGCGGCAACTGGATGCGGAGCTATCACAGCGCCCACTTTTCTGTATGTCGCCGCCGCTGCGCCGAAATCGCACGCACATCTGCGACTGTGCCAAGTACTTCCAGGGCCAGCAGACCCACATGGACGAGGCATCCAGCTCGGGATCCAGCCAGCAGCCCAGCTCCGGCTATCGCGGCTCATCCATGCTGCTTACCGACTCGGAGCTGGACGTGGATCCGCTGAAGCAGATGTATGTGTACCAGTACGATCAGCAGCGCATGGACTCGGGCGTGGAAACCAGTCCCGGTAGTCAGTTAACTCAAACCCCGCCGCAACCCATGCCCCGCAGCATTCTGCGCAAGGCACACTCCGCACAGGCGCGCTCCAAGCGCAACTCCATGATCGAGGCACAGCAGACGCAGAAGCTGACCAAGCTGGAGAAGCGGCGCAGTTTGCAGGAGCCACCGAACAACTACGGCCTGGGTTCCACCGACGAACTGGCCGATGTCtttgaggaggaggagcacagTCAGCCAGCGCAGCCGGTGAAGCAGCGGCTTTCACGCAAGGATCTGGATGCCAGGGCTCGCGCTGAGAGCTTCCTGGCCTCCTTGCCGCGCTCTGAGCTCAAGTACTACGCGGAGATTGCCTCGATTCTGGAGTCTTCCGGCGAGCAGGTGACCTACGATGCTGCTGCCCTGAAGAAGGAGGTGAGCCGTGTGCTTAGCCAGCAGAAGAAGGTGTCGTTCAATGACGAGGGCGTGGCGGCCGGACTGCAGCAGCATGCCAAACGCTTCGCCACGCCCCCCAATTCGCCCAACATCTCCATGGGCGCAGTGAAGCGCGATACCGTGGATGTGCTGGAGCAGCGCAAGATCGAAAGCAATCGCTTCAAGCGCCTGCAAATCCAGTGGGAGCTCATGAGCAAGGACTCGAGCATGCTCAAGGAGCTGGCCAGCGAGGCGGCCACCAAGAGCGGCGGCTCCACGCCCACCTCggccacttccactggctCCAACTCGGCGCCAAGGTCAAGGATTCCAAGGCCTGTTAGCTACCCAGCGGGCAG AAGTACCACGCCCACCTCGTCACGTGCTGCCCCcgttttggccacgccctcaCCGGCTCGGCCGGCCAATCCCAAGACTGTCACTAAAAGCCACAACAAACCCGGTCTCTTTACCTCCTCCCCCCGCCCTAGCAGACTGACCAGCGCCCAGGAAGCAGCCGGCGGAGCCAAGGTCAGCACTCGATCGCCCAGCAGGATGGTGCAGCCGAAGCGGTACAGCCTGGTCGGcacgaccacgcccacatccGCAACCCCCACTTCGGCCAGGGCACGCACGCCCACCAATCGGGTGGCGGTTACGGCGCCAAATACGCCCAAACGCCAGGCGGTTGCCCAGTCGCCCAG ACCCACCTCGCGAGTGCGTTGA